From a region of the Lactuca sativa cultivar Salinas chromosome 4, Lsat_Salinas_v11, whole genome shotgun sequence genome:
- the LOC111891661 gene encoding RING-H2 finger protein ATL74 produces MSWDDFSTRFRVEFAPTIEVQQLAREFPVLLQTIATVAEITATFRERDLLVPHYAAYEEMKKNTFLVQTRVLLLKNLQKSGEEDQNMVVEIVISAVLLVAGIALFVLIHVCIVGRTFGSITSGTLVQRSGTMMISRSGSMSQEDIKKLPSYDFNLEAQKSMGDQCVVCLERFKIGENCKLLPNCNHSFHGECIDLWLINNGVCPICRAFVDMGREETSFSSQVAFELR; encoded by the exons atgtcatgggatgacttctcGACTAGGTTCCGAGTTGAGTTTGCACCgacgattgaggtgcaacagttggcgcgAGAGTTTCCAGTTCTCCTCCAGACTATTgcgactgtggcagagatcactgccacgTTCCGGGAGAGGGATTTATTGGTACCACATTATGCAGcatatgaggaaatgaagaag AACACCTTTCTTGTTCAAACGAGGGTTTTACTCTTGAAGAACCTGCAAAAAAGTGGGGAAGAAGATCAAAACATGGTGGTTGAAATTGTGATCTCAGCTGTGTTATTAGTTGCGGGTATTGCTCTTTTTGTCCTAATTCATGTATGCATAGTTGGGAGGACATTTGGAAGCATTACTAGTGGTACTTTGGTGCAAAGAAGTGGTACGATGATGATAAGCAGAAGTGGGAGCATGTCACAAGAAGATATCAAGAAACTGCCATCTTATGATTTTAATCTTGAAGCACAAAAATCAATGGGTGATCAGTGTGTGGTATGTTTGGAGAGGTTTAAAATTGGTGAAAATTGCAAGCTTTTGCCAAATTGTAATCATAGTTTTCATGGTGAGTGCATAGATTTATGGTTAATCAATAATGGTGTTTGTCCAATTTGTAGAGCTTTTGTTGATATGGGAAGAGAGGAGACTAGTTTTTCATCTCAAGTTGCTTTTGAATTGAGATAG
- the LOC111891679 gene encoding transcription initiation factor TFIID subunit 9, with amino-acid sequence MADGEEDLPRDAKIVKTLLKSMGVDQYEPRVVHQFLELWYRYVVDVLTDAQVYSEHAGKSTIDSDDVKLAIQSKVNFSFSQPPPREVLLELARNRNKIPLPKSIAGPGMALPPDSDTLISPNYQLVIPRKRTNEAIEETEEEEEGSDPKTNMSQEQRTDLPQNTPQRVSFPLGPKRAR; translated from the exons ATGGCTGATGGAGAAGAGGATTTGCCAAGAGATGCCAAGATTGTGAAAACTTTGCTAAAGTCAATGGGGGTTGACCAGTATGAACCCCGTGTTGTTCACCAGTTTCTTGAATTATGGTATCGATATGTGGTTGATGTGTTGACTGATGCACAAGTTTACTCAGAACATGCTGGAAAGTCAACCATTGATTCCGATGATGTCAAGCTTGCTATTCAGTCTAAAGTCAACTTCAGCTTCTCCCAACCTCCTCCACGAGAG GTACTACTGGAATTAGCAAGGAACCGGAATAAGATTCCGTTGCCGAAGTCGATAGCCGGACCAGGAATGGCACTGCCCCCTGATTCCGACACTTTGATCAGTCCAAATTATCAACTTGTGATTCCGAGGAAAAGAACAAATGAAGCTATTGAAGAAACAGAGGAAGAGGAAGAAGGTAGTGACCCTAAAACAAATATGTCACAAGAACAAAGGACTGATTTGCCACAAAATACTCCTCAACGGGTTTCCTTTCCTCTTGGCCCAAAACGGGCTAGGTGA